Proteins encoded together in one Vulcanisaeta thermophila window:
- a CDS encoding 30S ribosomal protein S30e: MPSHGSLTKAGKVRSQTPRIPPKPKKNLIPRRRNSRNYRKLLYKLGQQSSAS; the protein is encoded by the coding sequence ATGCCTAGCCACGGTTCATTAACAAAGGCTGGTAAGGTTAGGAGCCAAACACCCAGGATACCACCAAAACCCAAGAAGAACCTAATCCCAAGGCGCAGAAACAGCCGAAACTACAGGAAACTACTGTACAAACTGGGACAGCAAAGCAGCGCCTCATAA